One genomic window of Nicotiana sylvestris chromosome 10, ASM39365v2, whole genome shotgun sequence includes the following:
- the LOC104242644 gene encoding manganese-dependent ADP-ribose/CDP-alcohol diphosphatase-like, with protein sequence MGSANGLVCSEEKQPLLSFGVISDVQYADIPDGRSFLGVPRYYRHSVCVLQKAVQEWNQEKPKFVINCGDIVDGFCPKDKSMITVKKIVTEFDKFNGPVYHLIGNHCLYNLPREKLLPLLRIPGPDYHAYFEFSPIPEYRFVILDGYDISAIGWAKDHPNTLEALKILEEKNPNSDKNNPDGLVGCERRFLMFNGGVGKEQLKWLDNVLEEATKLNQNVVVCCHLPLDPAASSFAALLWNYDEVMAVIHRYNCVKVCLAGHDHKGGHSVDSHGVHHRILEAALECPPRTYAFGRINVFDDRLSLLGTDRMRSTEMVFGH encoded by the coding sequence ATGGGATCTGCAAATGGTCTTGTGTGTTCAGAGGAGAAGCAGCCACTTCTCTCATTTGGGGTCATATCAGATGTCCAGTATGCTGATATACCTGATGGCCGTTCATTCCTTGGCGTCCCTAGATATTATCGGCACAGTGTTTGCGTATTACAGAAGGCAGTTCAGGAATGGAATCAAGAAAAGCCTAAATTTGTGATTAATTGTGGAGACATAGTCGATGGTTTTTGTCCCAAGGACAAGTCAATGATCACTGTAAAGAAGATCGTTACCGAATTTGATAAGTTCAATGGCCCTGTTTATCACTTGATTGGAAATCACTGCCTTTACAATCTCCCTCGGGAGAAGTTGCTTCCTTTACTGAGAATTCCTGGCCCTGATTATCATGCCTATTTTGAATTTTCTCCAATTCCAGAATACAGATTTGTTATCCTTGATGGTTACGATATCAGTGCCATTGGCTGGGCAAAGGATCATCCAAATACGTTGGAGGCCCTTAAAATTCTTGAGGAGAAAAACCCGAATTCAGACAAAAACAATCCGGATGGACTTGTTGGATGTGAGAGGAGGTTTCTCATGTTCAACGGAGGTGTTGGGAAAGAACAGTTGAAATGGCTGGATAATGTCCTTGAGGAAGCAACAAAGTTGAATCAAAATGTAGTAGTGTGTTGCCATCTGCCTTTAGATCCTGCAGCATCATCTTTTGCAGCATTATTGTGGAATTACGATGAAGTGATGGCTGTGATACATCGCTACAATTGTGTGAAGGTCTGTCTTGCTGGACATGACCATAAAGGTGGACATTCGGTTGACTCCCATGGCGTACATCATCGGATCCTTGAAGCAGCTCTCGAGTGCCCTCCCAGAACTTATGCTTTTGGACGCATTAATGTGTTCGACGATAGATTATCACTTTTAGGCACTGATAGAATGAGGAGCACTGAAATGGTTTTTGGTCACTAA
- the LOC138879693 gene encoding uncharacterized protein yields the protein MARELEIDTPYQQVVEIAQRLEEMRGRERDDRVAKKPRGMGGFNGGHAAATTYHGKSYVCHPVHSALPASSGAPVFQRSQVAQFALPLSTAPLAWGAFNGQSSRPGPSYPSRHTNREIALSVAMVAALVVVLPTQLARGGGWTGRGRPRGGGLARFYVFLGRIGAVASGSVITGMIPVCHRGASVLFNLGSTYSHVSSYFAPYLDISHKSLSFLIYVSTPVVDSIVVDRVYPSCLVVISGFKTRIGLLLHSMVDFDVILGMDWLAPYHVILDCHAKTVMLALPGLPRLEWRGTLDYIPSGVMSFLKAKRMVEKGCDDYLAFMRDVSDDTSTV from the exons ATGGCTCGAGAGTTGGAAATAGATACCCCATATCAGCAAGTGGTAGAGATTGCTCAGAGATTAGAGGAAATGCGAGGACGTGAGAGAGATGATAGGGTGGCCAAGAAGCCTCGTGGTATGGGAGGATTTAATGGTGGTCACGCTGCAGCTACAACCTATCATGGTAAGTCCTATGTGTGCCATCCagttcattcagcacttccagcTTCTAGTGGTGCTCCGGTTTTTCAAAGGTCTCAGGTTGCACAGTTTGCTCTGCCACTTTCTACTGCACCTCTTGCATGGGGTGCCTTCAATGGGCAGTCTAGTCGACCTGGACCGAGCTATCCTAGCCGCCACACCAACCGAGAgattgctttgagtgtg GCCATGGTTGCTGCCCTAGTTGTTGTTCTACCAACACAACTAGCTAGGGGTGGTGGATGGActggtagaggtcgccctagagggggaggcctgGCCAGATTCTATGTTTTTCTAGGTAGGATAGGGGCAGTTGCATCAGGCTCAGTCATTACAGGTATGATTCCGGTTTGCCATAGAGGTGCATCAGTCTTATTTAATCTGGGATCTACTTATTCAcatgtgtcatcttactttgctccgTATTTGGATATATCTCATAAATCTTTGAGTTTTCTTATTTATGTGTCCACGCCTGTGGTAGattctattgttgtggaccgcgtgtATCCGTCATGTTTAGTTGTTATTAGTGGTTTTAAGACAAGAATTGGTCTATTGTTACatagtatggtagactttgatgttatcttgggcatggactggttggcacCCTAccatgttattcttgattgtcacgctaagaccgtgaTGCTGGCTTTGCCAGGTTTACCACGGTTGGAATGGAGGGGTACGTTGGATTATATTCCTAGCGGGGTTATGTCATTTCTAAAGGCTAaacggatggttgagaagggatgtgaTGATTATCTAGCCTTTATGAGGGATGTCAGTGATGATACTTCTACCGTTTAG